In Psychrobacter immobilis, a single genomic region encodes these proteins:
- a CDS encoding TIGR03643 family protein, which yields MATVVNESGDKVLDDAQVSRVIEMAWEDRTPFGAIEHSYGLNEAGVIKLMRQALKPSSFRLWRQRVSNRATKHQAKRGFDVGRAYCKTQYKQR from the coding sequence ATCGCAACTGTAGTCAATGAGTCGGGTGATAAAGTGCTAGATGACGCGCAAGTCTCACGAGTGATAGAAATGGCGTGGGAGGACAGAACACCGTTTGGGGCGATAGAGCATAGCTATGGTCTCAATGAAGCAGGCGTGATTAAGCTGATGCGCCAAGCGCTAAAGCCGTCGTCTTTTCGGTTATGGCGTCAGCGCGTGAGCAATCGCGCTACCAAACACCAAGCTAAGCGAGGCTTCGATGTCGGTCGTGCTTATTGCAAAACCCAGTATAAG